From Candidatus Omnitrophota bacterium, one genomic window encodes:
- a CDS encoding response regulator, translating to MTKKKILIVDDDKEYLEELNEMLTTAGYDVTAISDGSAAIKAAQVTSPNLVLMDLRMPVMSGFEVADRLKALTQTSKIPVIAITGYYTMKEHVWLMKFCGIRRCIKKPANPLDIIAEIESVLKEEEA from the coding sequence ATGACTAAGAAGAAAATATTGATCGTGGATGATGATAAAGAATACCTGGAAGAGTTAAACGAGATGTTGACTACCGCGGGGTATGATGTAACCGCTATAAGCGATGGCTCTGCCGCGATTAAGGCGGCTCAGGTCACATCGCCGAATCTGGTATTAATGGACTTGCGCATGCCGGTTATGAGCGGATTTGAAGTCGCCGACCGCCTTAAGGCCCTTACTCAGACGAGCAAGATACCCGTAATAGCGATAACAGGGTACTATACGATGAAAGAACATGTATGGCTCATGAAATTCTGCGGCATCAGGAGATGCATAAAGAAGCCGGCTAACCCGCTCGATATAATAGCGGAGATAGAGAGCGTTTTAAAAGAGGAAGAGGCTTAA
- a CDS encoding PAS domain-containing sensor histidine kinase: protein MPDTRKPRQHHAGEERLGRKSYIKERLEEAVIELSTVIERIDEGITLSDSKGHFVIFNSKIEEITGYKMEEANAQKDFLSLLHPGADERRKAFERLGEVAKKGRIYEAESTITAKDGTVKTLLISTSLIHHMGREMFLSVYRDISKYKKFNELKDDFIDMVSHELRTPLSIIREGINIILDEIPGKINDQQAKILISAKDSIERLKRILNNLLDLSKIESDKTAIKKEVMDIAALMKNVLLSFGPRMREKGLEAKMDLPESEIKIYADKDMMTQVMTNLIDNAIKFTNNGFIKVSAKELKEGFECSVSDSGIGIADENLPKIFGKFQQFGHGNIVTREKGTGLGLLIAKKFVDMQGGNIRVESRLGKGTEVIFALPKYVKAKQERGCHG from the coding sequence ATGCCGGACACCAGAAAGCCTCGGCAGCATCATGCCGGAGAAGAGCGACTAGGAAGAAAATCTTATATAAAGGAGAGGCTGGAAGAAGCTGTAATAGAACTCTCTACGGTGATCGAACGTATCGATGAAGGTATAACTTTAAGCGACTCGAAAGGCCATTTTGTTATATTCAATTCAAAGATAGAGGAGATCACAGGGTATAAGATGGAGGAGGCCAATGCCCAAAAAGATTTCTTGAGCCTGCTTCATCCGGGTGCCGACGAGAGACGTAAGGCTTTCGAGAGGCTGGGCGAGGTTGCAAAAAAGGGCAGAATATATGAGGCCGAATCGACCATAACCGCAAAAGACGGGACGGTAAAGACGCTTCTTATCTCTACGTCGCTGATACATCATATGGGCCGGGAGATGTTTCTGAGCGTTTACCGCGATATAAGCAAGTATAAGAAGTTCAACGAGCTTAAGGATGACTTCATCGATATGGTATCGCACGAACTGCGCACGCCGCTTTCCATCATCAGGGAAGGTATAAATATTATCCTGGATGAGATCCCCGGCAAAATAAACGATCAACAGGCCAAGATTTTGATAAGCGCCAAGGATAGCATAGAAAGGCTTAAGAGGATATTAAATAATCTCCTGGATCTCTCTAAAATAGAATCCGATAAGACGGCGATAAAAAAAGAGGTGATGGATATCGCGGCCCTGATGAAAAATGTTTTATTGTCGTTTGGGCCCAGGATGAGAGAAAAGGGCCTTGAGGCGAAGATGGACCTGCCGGAAAGCGAAATAAAGATATATGCGGACAAAGATATGATGACACAGGTCATGACCAACCTTATAGATAACGCGATCAAATTTACCAATAACGGTTTCATAAAAGTATCGGCCAAAGAGCTTAAGGAGGGCTTCGAATGTTCGGTTTCAGACAGCGGCATCGGCATAGCCGACGAGAACCTGCCTAAGATCTTTGGGAAGTTCCAGCAGTTTGGGCATGGCAATATCGTTACCAGGGAAAAAGGCACCGGGCTGGGGCTATTGATAGCGAAAAAATTTGTAGATATGCAGGGCGGTAATATACGGGTCGAGAGCAGGCTGGGCAAAGGGACGGAAGTTATCTTTGCGTTGCCAAAATATGTTAAGGCTAAGCAAGAAAGGGGCTGCCATGGATAA
- a CDS encoding RluA family pseudouridine synthase, whose amino-acid sequence MAQAKRYRIVYEDDQLMVIDKPSGMLVIPTPKKETNTLTDLINQELDERGIKVNAYPCHRLDRETSGLIIYAKGKAIQQAVMEEFRKRSVKKVYIAFVNGIVKKRFDTITSCIYNRNKGRAEDAVTKYTVLEKRNAFTVIEAQPITGRTNQIRIHMKSIGHPLVGETVYAFRKDYKLRFKRAALHAKRIEFIHPASGRKMIFESPLAADMANFLKSSS is encoded by the coding sequence ATGGCCCAAGCGAAGCGATACAGAATAGTTTATGAGGATGACCAGCTAATGGTTATCGATAAGCCTTCCGGAATGCTCGTAATCCCCACCCCAAAGAAAGAGACCAATACGCTTACGGACCTGATAAATCAAGAACTGGATGAGCGCGGTATTAAGGTGAATGCTTATCCGTGCCACAGGCTCGACAGAGAGACCTCCGGGCTCATCATCTACGCGAAAGGCAAGGCCATCCAGCAGGCCGTGATGGAAGAATTCCGCAAAAGATCCGTGAAGAAGGTATATATCGCTTTCGTTAACGGCATAGTGAAAAAAAGGTTTGATACTATAACAAGTTGTATCTATAATAGGAATAAGGGCAGGGCCGAAGACGCTGTAACGAAATATACGGTCCTGGAAAAACGGAACGCTTTCACAGTAATCGAAGCCCAGCCGATTACGGGAAGGACCAACCAGATACGGATACATATGAAGTCGATAGGTCATCCGCTTGTGGGCGAGACGGTGTACGCGTTCAGGAAAGATTACAAATTGCGCTTCAAGAGGGCGGCGCTGCACGCTAAACGCATAGAATTTATTCATCCGGCCAGCGGCAGGAAGATGATTTTCGAATCGCCGCTTGCCGCCGATATGGCGAATTTTCTGAAAAGTTCATCATAA
- a CDS encoding PAS domain-containing protein produces MKNNILKIDSLNLLKQIELVLGAARIGLDVIDSKLNIVYIDPYWQKTLGDPTGKKCYSYFMGRKKRCPLCGVREAFKTKKKIVTEEALVKEGNRPIEVVTVPFKNEKGEWLVAEVNIDISERKRIDEALRRSEERYRALTEMAEDPIYVVDKAEIITYINTFGAAYFNKKPREMIGKHLPGLFPPKTASRLTRDIGKVFRTGKSVFAFGEFEFHGSKFWLDTRFSPMTDNKGKVLHVMGISRDMTSHRRAEEVLERDKEELENLVRMSSQKLLVAQQRLDRASRLADIGTIAATIAHELRSPLAAIGIAAYNIRMKSRDPQLNSNIRNIEIKVLESDQIIKNLLIYSSIKSPIHENVKVCDLLNECIDFAQSIFPGYDVTIRKIFKCPHDLMLKADPVQMQEVFNNILNNSYESFKNKTGGIAVSASAHRSGQLKIVFKDDGPGIRPEVLGHIYEPFHSTKANGTGLGLPVCKQIINLHNGKMDLSSSPGKGTIATLYLPFIKNHSIVEKKQKKGGMRQND; encoded by the coding sequence ATGAAGAATAATATATTGAAGATCGATAGCTTAAACCTGCTGAAGCAGATCGAGCTTGTCCTTGGGGCCGCGAGGATAGGCCTCGATGTGATCGATTCGAAGCTCAATATAGTATATATCGACCCCTACTGGCAGAAGACGTTGGGAGACCCCACCGGCAAAAAATGTTACTCTTACTTCATGGGCCGAAAAAAGAGATGTCCGCTGTGCGGCGTCAGAGAGGCGTTCAAGACAAAGAAGAAGATTGTGACCGAAGAGGCGCTCGTCAAAGAGGGTAACAGGCCGATAGAGGTTGTGACGGTACCGTTCAAGAATGAGAAAGGTGAATGGCTCGTCGCCGAAGTCAACATAGATATTTCGGAGCGTAAGCGCATCGATGAGGCGCTGCGCAGAAGCGAAGAGCGTTACAGGGCTCTTACCGAGATGGCCGAAGACCCCATATACGTGGTAGATAAAGCGGAAATCATCACTTATATAAATACCTTCGGCGCGGCATATTTCAATAAGAAGCCGCGCGAGATGATAGGCAAACACCTTCCCGGCCTATTTCCGCCCAAAACAGCGTCACGCCTGACGAGGGATATAGGAAAAGTTTTCAGAACCGGTAAGTCGGTCTTCGCTTTTGGCGAATTCGAATTTCACGGCAGTAAGTTCTGGCTGGATACCCGCTTCAGCCCTATGACCGATAATAAAGGCAAAGTTTTGCATGTAATGGGTATATCCCGTGACATGACCAGCCATAGACGGGCAGAGGAAGTGCTGGAGAGGGATAAGGAGGAGCTTGAGAACCTGGTCAGGATGAGCAGTCAAAAACTTTTAGTCGCCCAGCAGAGGCTCGACAGGGCCAGCAGACTGGCCGATATAGGTACTATCGCCGCCACTATCGCGCACGAGCTTCGAAGCCCGCTGGCGGCTATAGGCATAGCGGCCTATAATATCAGGATGAAGAGCAGGGATCCTCAGCTTAACAGCAATATCCGCAATATAGAGATAAAGGTGCTGGAATCAGACCAGATAATAAAGAATTTGCTCATTTATTCGAGCATAAAATCACCGATACATGAGAACGTAAAAGTGTGCGACCTGTTGAATGAATGCATTGATTTCGCGCAGTCGATATTTCCCGGTTATGATGTCACCATACGCAAAATATTCAAATGTCCGCATGATCTGATGCTAAAAGCGGATCCCGTACAGATGCAGGAGGTATTCAATAATATATTGAATAACTCATACGAGTCATTTAAAAATAAGACGGGTGGCATAGCGGTATCTGCATCGGCGCATAGAAGCGGTCAGCTTAAGATCGTATTTAAAGATGACGGCCCCGGGATAAGGCCCGAGGTGCTTGGCCATATTTATGAGCCTTTTCATAGCACGAAAGCCAACGGTACAGGCTTGGGCCTGCCTGTCTGTAAACAGATAATAAATCTTCATAACGGTAAAATGGATCTCTCAAGCTCGCCGGGCAAAGGGACAATAGCCACTCTTTACCTTCCGTTTATAAAAAATCATTCTATTGTAGAAAAAAAGCAAAAAAAAGGAGGAATGCGACAAAATGACTAA
- the greA gene encoding transcription elongation factor GreA: protein MGSGSHLTKAGYEKLSKELEHLKTVKRRALSKAIGEARAHGDISENAEYDAAKEAQGLNEKRIAELENKLATSQIIDEEQMASDQILVGATVKLVDVKSGREITYTLVAEEEADYSQGKISVSSPVGSGLLDHKEGDIVEIKVPAGTLKYKVAKISR, encoded by the coding sequence ATGGGATCCGGTTCGCACCTTACAAAAGCAGGTTACGAAAAATTAAGCAAAGAGCTGGAGCATCTTAAGACGGTAAAGCGCCGGGCGCTTTCAAAAGCCATCGGCGAAGCGAGAGCCCATGGAGATATCAGCGAGAACGCTGAATATGACGCGGCGAAAGAGGCTCAAGGGCTGAATGAGAAAAGGATCGCGGAACTTGAAAACAAGCTGGCGACCTCCCAGATAATCGACGAGGAACAGATGGCGTCCGATCAGATACTGGTAGGAGCTACCGTGAAGCTTGTGGATGTCAAATCGGGCCGTGAGATCACATATACCTTGGTGGCCGAAGAAGAGGCGGACTATTCGCAGGGCAAGATATCGGTATCTTCTCCTGTAGGCAGCGGCCTATTAGACCATAAGGAAGGCGACATAGTAGAGATAAAGGTGCCCGCCGGAACTCTAAAATATAAGGTAGCGAAGATATCGAGATGA